A genomic stretch from Bacillus sp. E(2018) includes:
- a CDS encoding GNAT family protein, whose protein sequence is MFVYKIDEELSLRMFNEKDATEFFQLTIQSKEYLKEWLGWLDYTNEEEDSLAFIKATLKGVIETGGYPKTTAIIYKGNIAGIIGFNEINRLHKIGVMGYWLGQQFQGKGIMMRACKAYIAYGFNELDLNRIEIRVAEENKKSRAIPEKLGFQEEGKIRQAEWLYDHYVDHVIYGLLAEEWKQNN, encoded by the coding sequence ATGTTTGTTTATAAAATTGACGAGGAGCTATCTCTTCGTATGTTTAATGAAAAAGATGCTACAGAGTTCTTCCAACTAACGATTCAATCTAAAGAGTATCTAAAGGAATGGCTAGGCTGGTTAGACTATACGAATGAAGAAGAAGATTCCCTTGCTTTCATAAAAGCGACCTTAAAAGGGGTAATTGAAACAGGGGGTTATCCAAAGACAACAGCAATTATCTATAAAGGAAACATTGCTGGAATTATCGGGTTTAACGAAATAAATAGGTTACATAAGATCGGTGTTATGGGATATTGGCTCGGTCAACAGTTTCAAGGAAAAGGAATTATGATGAGAGCGTGTAAAGCATATATTGCATATGGCTTTAATGAACTCGATCTTAATCGAATTGAAATACGAGTAGCTGAAGAAAATAAAAAAAGCCGTGCGATTCCTGAGAAGCTAGGATTTCAGGAAGAAGGCAAGATTCGCCAAGCAGAATGGCTTTATGATCATTATGTTGATCATGTGATATATGGTCTATTAGCTGAAGAATGGAAACAAAATAACTAG
- a CDS encoding ArsR family transcriptional regulator — MKNIHSPHSHETVSLSIESSMVWELALGIAGYTYEKLRHTFEQDEQWTQQESLMSASLRKNLETIQKTNLWYGMIMLQNKISASTITEFSLKVSELPSDVFYETLLPYKNRSCESHRNEAAKSYEQSNAFDQYASLFKEHDFLEGYVRTLEHMNRDELHSLLTETLSEWYNWQSKNTDWEKWMQALSFEKKQHGLLDQQKPSEEIERITRGAKYVPEPSVWNIKLIPHVSYRPWILEQKTSDTKLIFYPLSDEALLEPGSPTNELVRGHKALGDDLRLKLLYQLMRGPLSLQELTTQFNVSKTTLHHQLSLLKAAKFVKVEKGIYSANTHYIRSFSNQLQHYLGEDTNEE, encoded by the coding sequence ATGAAAAATATCCATTCTCCTCATTCTCATGAAACTGTATCCCTATCGATTGAGAGTTCAATGGTATGGGAACTAGCTCTAGGAATTGCAGGTTATACATACGAAAAATTGCGTCACACATTTGAACAGGATGAGCAGTGGACACAGCAAGAGTCTCTAATGTCAGCGTCTTTAAGAAAGAATTTAGAAACCATACAAAAAACAAACTTGTGGTATGGCATGATTATGCTGCAGAACAAAATTTCAGCTTCTACGATTACAGAATTTTCATTAAAAGTTTCTGAGTTACCATCTGACGTTTTTTATGAAACGCTTTTACCTTACAAAAATCGTTCATGTGAGTCGCACAGAAATGAGGCCGCAAAAAGTTATGAACAATCTAATGCCTTTGATCAATACGCATCTCTATTTAAAGAACACGACTTTTTGGAGGGATATGTACGAACACTTGAGCATATGAACCGTGATGAACTGCACTCTTTACTAACTGAAACACTTTCGGAATGGTATAACTGGCAAAGTAAAAATACGGATTGGGAAAAATGGATGCAAGCTCTCTCATTTGAAAAGAAACAGCATGGTCTTCTTGATCAACAAAAACCATCAGAAGAAATTGAACGTATTACAAGAGGAGCAAAATATGTTCCAGAACCTTCTGTTTGGAACATAAAACTAATTCCACATGTCTCTTATAGACCATGGATACTTGAACAAAAAACATCAGATACAAAGCTCATCTTTTATCCATTGAGTGATGAAGCGTTATTAGAGCCAGGTTCTCCTACAAATGAGCTTGTACGGGGGCATAAGGCACTCGGTGACGATCTTCGATTAAAATTATTGTATCAACTAATGAGAGGACCACTCTCTCTTCAAGAATTAACCACACAGTTTAACGTATCAAAAACCACCCTGCACCACCAGCTATCACTTTTAAAAGCTGCTAAATTTGTTAAGGTTGAAAAAGGTATATATTCCGCTAATACACACTATATTCGTTCGTTCTCCAACCAACTTCAACACTATTTGGGAGAAGACACAAATGAAGAATAA
- a CDS encoding MFS transporter, whose product MKNNSLSRPFKALWIGEIISEFGGAAGGIINGLLLYEITGSKEWMGALWLLYFIPSLILQGISAPFLNHVIKEKMLLNIQRFRSVAYILPLIGYISGSEIGTIAGLVILQCVLGLLQPIYASLSFALLPDLCEEKELVSANSLLDGTIRLMSFIAPGVTSLLLLVSPLYTIYGLSSLMFLLSSISLSLIPQVSKKRVATWSKKFWWEETKIGYRTFLQFPQLLRLTLLSSSVQFAVGATLVVNVPFIREDLTGEAWEYAIFAGMFPIGYALGMLLLTKLPKNNKTMYVGLVGGGLSFIALYFAPSVYIAWGCEFLGGLLFPMFNAQSSALFQRNAPRDRLSQLSAVRLLFLRITMPLGILFASNSYLGISTRMTYFFIGVIIAVPGMYYLIYTLIQNKDHDLKDRVKISS is encoded by the coding sequence ATGAAGAATAACTCATTATCTAGACCATTTAAAGCCCTCTGGATCGGCGAGATCATTTCCGAATTTGGAGGCGCTGCCGGTGGAATCATAAATGGCCTTCTTCTGTATGAGATAACAGGGTCTAAAGAGTGGATGGGAGCACTTTGGCTTCTTTATTTTATTCCATCCTTAATTCTGCAAGGTATCAGCGCTCCATTCCTAAACCACGTTATTAAAGAAAAAATGCTTTTAAATATTCAACGATTCCGTTCTGTTGCTTATATTCTGCCTTTGATCGGATACATAAGCGGTTCAGAAATAGGTACGATCGCTGGATTAGTGATTCTGCAATGTGTATTGGGTCTATTGCAACCGATATACGCTAGTCTTTCTTTTGCTTTATTACCAGATCTTTGTGAAGAAAAAGAATTAGTTTCTGCCAACAGCTTACTCGATGGAACCATACGCCTCATGAGTTTTATCGCACCAGGTGTTACATCTTTACTTCTTTTAGTCAGTCCTCTGTATACCATTTACGGGTTATCTAGCCTTATGTTTTTACTGAGCTCCATATCGCTTTCTCTAATTCCTCAAGTAAGCAAAAAAAGAGTAGCGACATGGTCAAAAAAGTTCTGGTGGGAAGAAACAAAAATTGGGTATCGTACTTTCCTTCAATTTCCACAGCTACTAAGACTAACTCTGTTATCATCATCTGTACAATTTGCAGTAGGAGCCACTTTGGTAGTAAACGTGCCTTTTATTAGAGAAGATTTGACCGGGGAAGCTTGGGAATATGCGATTTTTGCGGGAATGTTTCCGATTGGATATGCGCTTGGCATGCTGCTTCTTACAAAGTTACCTAAGAACAATAAAACCATGTATGTTGGCCTTGTTGGAGGTGGGTTGTCTTTTATCGCATTGTACTTCGCTCCTTCTGTTTATATCGCTTGGGGATGCGAATTTTTAGGAGGACTCTTATTTCCGATGTTCAATGCCCAAAGCTCTGCTCTTTTTCAACGAAATGCTCCTCGAGATCGATTATCACAATTAAGCGCAGTGAGGTTACTTTTTCTTCGGATCACCATGCCACTCGGAATCTTATTCGCTTCTAACAGTTACTTAGGCATAAGTACTCGTATGACATACTTTTTTATCGGTGTGATAATTGCAGTGCCAGGAATGTATTACTTAATCTATACCTTGATTCAAAATAAAGATCATGATTTGAAAGATCGAGTTAAAATCTCAAGTTAA